In Arachis stenosperma cultivar V10309 chromosome 1, arast.V10309.gnm1.PFL2, whole genome shotgun sequence, one DNA window encodes the following:
- the LOC130976659 gene encoding uncharacterized protein LOC130976659: protein MNVDSDPFDTGASFVELYFGVNMVGFSYDFDTALGDFESSVRAAAKFLNFDAKAAGEKRLLQLNELDEFRRTAYENAKVYKERNKKWYDRKIASRAFEPSQKVLLFNSRQKLFPGKLKSRWLGPFVVTRVSPYGHVELEDRNSDNRFIVNGQRVKHYLKDEIDRQRFTHLLT from the exons ATGAATGTTGATTCTGATCCCTTCGATACTGGAGCTAGTTTTGTTGAACTATATTTTGGTGTTAATATGGTTGGTTTCTCTTATGACTTCGATACTGCTCTGGGAGACTTCGAATCTAGTGTTCGAGCG GCAGCAAAGTTCCTGAACTTTGATGCTAAGGCtgcaggagagaaaagattactccagctgaATGAATTGGATGAGTTCCGGCGTACTGCCTATGAGAATGCCAAAGTCtacaaggaaaggaacaaaaagtGGTATGATAGGAAGATAGCTTCTAGAGCATTTGAGCCTAGTCAAAAGGTTCTACTTTTCAATTCTAGGCAAAAGCTCTTTCCTGGGAAGCTTAAATCAAGATGGTTAGGACCCTTTGTAGTTACTAGAGTATCACCTTATGGTCATGTGGAACTTGAAGATAGGAATTCAGACAACAGATTCATAGTCAATGGACAGAGAGTAAAACATTACCTCAAAGATGAGATTGATCGTCAGAGATTTACACACCTACTGACATAA